Proteins encoded by one window of Chryseobacterium aquaeductus:
- a CDS encoding DUF423 domain-containing protein has translation MKTITLVFGATYGMLSVILGAFGAHALKKILSVERLESFETGVRYQMYAAFFLLIVGYILKFDTSSQKWISILMIVGTILFSFSIYGLSLQDYLGANLKFLGPITPLGGLFMILSWGMLIWYFVKLKV, from the coding sequence ATGAAAACAATTACTTTAGTTTTTGGTGCCACTTACGGCATGTTATCGGTTATTTTGGGCGCTTTCGGAGCTCATGCTTTAAAGAAAATTTTGTCTGTAGAAAGACTGGAAAGTTTTGAAACGGGAGTAAGATACCAAATGTATGCAGCCTTCTTTTTATTAATTGTGGGTTACATTTTAAAGTTTGATACCTCATCTCAAAAATGGATTTCTATTTTGATGATCGTAGGAACAATATTATTTTCTTTCAGTATTTATGGTCTGAGTCTGCAGGATTATTTGGGTGCAAATCTGAAGTTCTTAGGACCGATTACTCCGCTTGGTGGATTGTTTATGATCCTAAGCTGGGGAATGTTGATTTGGTATTTTGTGAAATTAAAAGTTTAG